The DNA window CAAGGGCAGCGACGGATTCGTTGCCAAACTGAGCGGGAAGATGATGTTTTCCGACAACGTTGCCTTCCGTCTGCTGCTGCAGGATGTGCGGGCATGCGGCGCGCCCTGCTGCGTCTTCGACGTTTCGGAGCTGACGTCGATCGATTCGGCGGGTCTCGGCATGCTCGTGATCGCGGCCGAAGCCGCCAAGTCGCAGGGCTGGGAGATGGTCGTGCGCAAGCCGGAGGGGCAGGTGAAGCAGCTTCTCGCACTCGCCCGTTTCGACAAGCTCATGACCATCCGGGATTGAGACGTGCTGATCGTATCAGAATTCGACGACGATGACCGCCTGGCGACCCCGCTTGGCATCGCCGATCCGGAACAGGCGCTCGACGGCCTGGTGGATGCGCGCATCCTCATCGTCGATGACAACCGCGTGAGCCGGTCCGTGGTCGAGATCAACCTCGTCCGGGCGGGCTACACCAAC is part of the Hartmannibacter diazotrophicus genome and encodes:
- a CDS encoding STAS domain-containing protein, whose translation is MDLQTTKGSDGFVAKLSGKMMFSDNVAFRLLLQDVRACGAPCCVFDVSELTSIDSAGLGMLVIAAEAAKSQGWEMVVRKPEGQVKQLLALARFDKLMTIRD